From Etheostoma cragini isolate CJK2018 chromosome 14, CSU_Ecrag_1.0, whole genome shotgun sequence, the proteins below share one genomic window:
- the hey1 gene encoding hairy/enhancer-of-split related with YRPW motif protein 1, with protein sequence MKRNHDFSSSDSELDETIEVEKESADENGNMSSPLGSMSPTTSTQVQARKRRRGIIEKRRRDRINNSLSELRRLVPSAFEKQGSAKLEKAEILQMTVDHLKMLHAAGGKGYFDAHALAMDYRGLGFRECLAETARYLSIIEGLDGTDPLRIRLVSHLNNYASQREAHSGLSHLAWGSAFGSPPAHLTHTLLLQHQQGVPLAPLPRSTTSSPQTPLSSTSTSSSSSSSSSSSSIVDTHVPGRRSSSSATPHSDQGPIRVPPTTAAPTTVPHPALVSSSASKLSPPLLSSLSAFPFPFSAFPILSPTTAVSAPVPTSSVGKPYRPWGMEIGAF encoded by the exons atgaaaaggaaTCACGATTTCAGCTCCTCGGACAGCGAGCTGGATGAGACTATTGAGGTGGAGAAGGAGAGCGCGGATGAGAATGG GAACATGAGCTCTCCTCTCGGGTCCATGTCTCCCACAACATCAACTCAGGTGCAGGCGAGGAAAAGGCGTCGAGGA ATAATTGAGAAACGGCGCCGTGACAGGATCAACAACAGCCTGAGCGAGCTCCGCAGGCTGGTTCCCAGCGCCTTTGAGAAGCAG GGCTCAGCCAAACTGGAGAAAGCGGAGATCTTGCAGATGACTGTTGATCATCTGAAGATGCTTCATGCTGCTGGAGGCAAAG GTTATTTTGACGCCCATGCCCTGGCGATGGACTACCGTGGTTTAGGTTTCAGGGAGTGCCTGGCTGAAACGGCTCGCTATCTGAGCATAATTGAAGGCTTGGATGGCACAGATCCTCTGCGGATCCGTCTGGTCTCCCACCTTAACAACTATGCCAGTCAAAGAGAAGCTCACTCTGGCTTGAGTCACCTGGCGTGGGGCTCTGCGTTTGGATCCCCGCCCGCCCACCTGACCCacaccctcctcctccagcacCAACAGGGGGTTCCGCTGGCACCTTTACCCCGCAGCACCACCAGCAGCCCACAAACTCCTCTGTCATCTACATCCacgtcttcctcttcctcctcttcttcttcatcctcatcGATTGTAGACACGCACGTCCCAGGCAggcgcagcagcagcagcgcaaccccccactcagatcaagGGCCAATCCGGGTTCCCCCCACCACCGCGGCTCCCACCACTGTCCCACACCCTGCCTTGGTCTCCTCGTCGGCGTCCAAGctgtcccctcctctcctctcctctctctctgcgtTCCCTTTCCCCTTCAGTGCCTTCCCCATCCTCTCCCCCACCACGGCCGTCAGTGCCCCAGTCCCGACGTCCAGTGTGGGCAAACCCTACAGACCCTGGGGTATGGAGATAGGAGCTTTCTGA
- the stmn2b gene encoding stathmin-2b, producing the protein MAKTAIAYKEKMKEISVLSFICSCLYPETPKNIMGDFEDMDIKPINKRASGQAFEVILKPTSPVSDAAHCVTTPPKRDLSLEDIQKKLEAAEERRRSQEAQVLRALAEKRDHERDVLLKAMEENSNFSRMAEEKLQVKMEQNEENRQAYLAAMMERLQEREKHAQEVRRNKELREEVTA; encoded by the exons ATGGCTAAGACCGCAATCG cttACAAAGAGAAGATGAAGGAGATTTCAGTTCTCTCATTCATCTGCTCTTGTCTGTACCCCGAAACCCCCAAAAACATCATGGGTGACTTTGAAG acatggACATCAAGCCAATTAACAAGCGGGCCTCAGGCCAGGCCTTTGAGGTCATCCTTAAGCCGACCTCCCCTGTGTCTGATGCTGCCCACTGTGTCACCACCCCCCCAAAGAGGGACCTTTCCCTGGAGGACATCCAGAAGAAACTGGAGGCAGCTGAGGAACGGAGGAGA TCCCAAGAGGCTCAGGTTCTCCGGGCCCTGGCTGAGAAGCGGGACCATGAGCGTGACGTGCTGCTGAAGGCTATGGAGGAGAACAGCAACTTTAGCCGCATGGCCGAGGAGAAGCTCCAGGTGAAGATGGAGCAAAACGAGGAGAACCGACAGGCTTACCTGGCTGCCATGATGGAGCGCCTGCAGGAGAGG GAGAAGCATGCTCAGGAGGTGCGCAGGAACAAGGAGTTGAGAGAAGAGGTGACAGCATGA